In a single window of the Harpia harpyja isolate bHarHar1 chromosome W unlocalized genomic scaffold, bHarHar1 primary haplotype SUPER_W_unloc_4, whole genome shotgun sequence genome:
- the FKRP gene encoding LOW QUALITY PROTEIN: ribitol 5-phosphate transferase FKRP (The sequence of the model RefSeq protein was modified relative to this genomic sequence to represent the inferred CDS: inserted 2 bases in 2 codons; deleted 1 base in 1 codon; substituted 2 bases at 2 genomic stop codons): MQVTLSQATLAGAISLNLLLLLYCTWRGPGGSPPSCRPPRSIPSITILLWDFENDLYHYRQRSACYHCIPRRTDLHHWCIPSSTSAFITQLWSLTAPTPSLGCWNTWDTLEEGASDTRLVATPVGLVLLRCLELRLEPRVWTVQYGPSMPGVCQAVEGTAVLLLRTHNLFTLPFPLAQPVPTALFIQAVFQGWGLRLMPAAFPAARXSPISPHSHWKAKTXVETRXHQLMHNLGIKQEVLADGREHWHSCSKETVWCFGTVHTRTPXYLLAGRWTPLCCLWALRETARHIAGILEAAGVQHWLEGGSLLGATRLGDIIPWDYDMDLGIYQEDVGKCWWLAAVVPVEDAEGFLWEKVAEGDFYRIHYSQSNRLHVDLWPFYPRGGGVMTKDTWLGHPQDVEFPKSFLRPQVLMPFAGFTATAPNNARAFLKLKFGPEAIENPEYPNPTIKCLGQD; this comes from the exons ATGCAGGTGACGCTGAGCCAGGCCACCTTGGCAGGAGCCATCAGCctcaacctcctcctcctcctctactgCACCTGGCGGGGACCGGGGGGATCACCTCCCTCCTGCCGTCCCCCCCGCAGCATCCCCAGCATCACCATCCTTCTCTGGGACTTTGAGAACGACCTG TACCATTACCGGCAGAGGTCAGCCTGTTACCACTGCATCCCACGGCGGACCGACCTCCACCATTGGTGCATCCCAAGCTCCACGTCCGCATTCATCACACAGCTTTGGTCCCTGACAGCACCCACGCCGTCCCTGGGCTGTTGGAACACGTGGGACACGCTGGAAGAAGGTGCCAGTGACACCCGGTTGGTGGCAACACCGGTGGGATTGGTGCTGTTGCGGTGCCTGGAACTGAGGTTGGAACCACGGGTGTGGACAGTGCAGTACGGCCCCAGTATGCCAGGGGTTTGCCAGGCGGTGGAAggaacagcagtgctgctgcttcgCACCCACAACCTCTTcactctccccttccccttggcGCAACCGGTGCCCACTGCACTCTTCATCCAGGCGGTGTTCCAGGGTTGGGGGCTCCGGTTGATGCCGGCAGCATTCCCTGCAGCTCGCTGATCTCCCATCTCCCCCCACAGCCATTGGAAAGCCAAAA TGGTGGAAACCCGATGACACCAGTTGATGCACAACCTTGGCATCAAACAGGAGGTGCTGGCGGACGGGCGGGAGCACTGGCACAGCTGCAGCAAGGAGACGGTGTGGTGTTTTGGCACAGTGCACACCCGTACCC AGTACCTCCTTGCCGGGCGGTGGACCCCCCTGTGCTGCCTATGGGCACTGCGGGAAACCGCCCGGCACATAGCCGGGATCCTGGAGGCCGCCGGCGTACAGCACTGGTTAGAGGGGGGGTCATTACTGGGGGCCACCCGCCTCGGGGACATCATCCCTTGGGATTACGACATGGATTTGGGAATTTACCAGGAAGACGTGGGTAAATGCTGGTGGCTGGCGGCAGTGGTGCCGGTGGAAGACGCCGAGGGTTTCCTTTGGGAGAAGGTGGCAGAGGGAGACTTTTACCGCATCCACTACAGCCAGAGCAACCGGTTACACGTGGACCTGTGGCCCTTTTacccccgc ggggggggggtgatgacCAAGGACACCTGGTTGGGGCACCCCCAGGACGTGGAGTTCCCCAAAAGTTTCCTCCGTCCCCAGGTGCTGATGCCTTTTGCCGGTTTCACTGCCACGGCACCCAACAACGCCCGCGCCTTCCTCAAGCTGAAGTTCGGGCCGGAAGCCATTGAAAACCCCGAGTACCCCAACCCCACCATCAAGTGCCTGGGGCAGgactga